The genome window ttcaataataTCTATTATCTTccccaccttgtgtctctcaaTATCTTGGGACCCATATGTCTACAGCTCTGCACAGATAGTCTAAGAGGGAAAATGGATTCTCTTTTCCTTCTCCTAAGCTgttaagcagcactgcaatgtACTTTTGGGTAAGTTGCCCCAGCCCACACCAGACGTGGTTGCATTCAAGAAGTGGCTGAAGAGAATTTATAAGAGACAACTCACAATACAGGTTGTATCTAGTATCAGGCAATAAAGCACCAATGCCTCCACATGCCAGGAAACGGCTATACAAACTTCATGCACAAAAAGGAGGAAGTGGGATTGGGATGGGTGCAAACACAAGGCAGAAATAGAAGATAGGTAGAGACTTCAGTCTAAAGTCAGTTAAAAGAGCCTGAAACTATTTACTTCAGATAAGAGACATGAGAGAGTAACACAGAATAGTAACGGGCAGAGAAAAGGCAGACGGGACTCCATTCACCCCCAAAATTGATGCAGAACAAGGAGATATTGAAATTAAAGAGGCAATACTTTTAAAACCAAAGAAAGGAAACAAGCACTgaattagcctgtggaactcacagCCACAAGGCATGACGGGgacaagagccccccccccagcaggattCACAAATGGGCTGAACATGTATGTGGGTAATGGGACCATGTCCAGGTTTCAGACAGGAAAGGCTATATAAGGGATGCAGACTCAACCTCAGGGTACTTCCCAGATCCTAAGGGAGCAGGGAACTCCTCCTGGACAAGAAATAGTCCTCCGCACTGGAGTTCCTTGTGCCTTTCCTTGATCAATCTGTGCTGGCCACTCGTACAGGCACTGCTTAGGCCTGGGCTGTTCCCCCAGACTGACCGACCCTGCCTTTGAGGAGCTTTCCAGGCTTGTTTGCTGCAAAAATAATTTCTTTCTCCAAGTGGAGCACACTCTACCCCCAGGCAGAGCACTGGGGATGTCACCCAGCTCAGAGCCCTGGAGCCTTCCAGCTCTCCCACTTGTGCCCTGCCCAAGGGCCACTAACCCTTCAATCCACCTCCCCACGGCCAGGGCAACCATTGTCCCTCCAATCCAGCATACCCTTTTATCCCCCACGCATGCCCCTGTCCTGCTCCATCACACTCCCAAACTCACTATAGTTACACCAACTCCCCAGGCCAGCTCCCATGTTCCACCTCATATCCCACTCCTAAGCCAGAGCCATCACCATCCCGCCAGCCTTCCATATCCCAGTAACAGATGCCCTCCCTCTGTCCCATCCCATGCCCCCCCCCAATTCCACTGTACTCCCCCTACTCAGAACCAGCCCCTCCTGCAAAGTCACAGAGTTTCAGGCCAGATCACATACACTCCTGTGTATCACAGGCCGCCAACACAGCCCCCTAAACCCAACCGCCTTTCCCCTGGCCAATGCATCCCCCCTCTCACCTGTCGCTgcctccctgggccagcccccgCCGGCTCCCAGATGCCCAAGGCGCTCTCCACTGTTCCCTTTTGCGTGTCtctcagcagctccagctccaagaTCCCAGCCAGGCTGGCCTGCAGCCGCTCCCCGATCCGCACCCGGTCGCTCCCGGACCAGAGGGAGGGCAGTACAGCTCTGCGGGCCATGAGCACTCCGAGTCAGGCGGCAGTGCtcggctgggggagggaagaggcgcATACACCGGCGGGAGGAGACCGAGAGAACTGGGGGCAGTGCATGCAGCAGGGGCAAGAGTGACCCGGCGGGCAGCCAGGACTCACCCGGCGCAGCAGCTGCAGAGGGAAGTGTGCACCGCGAGCAGGATCAGGGTAAGTTGCATGCCGGGAGGGGGGTAAATTGCATGGACAGGGTCAGCACGGGTGGGCGAATAAATTACACCCACCGGCTGCAAGGAAATCGCATGCAccgggagcaggctgaggggagcATTGTGGGGGAGCCCCCTGAAGCCGGCACCGGCTCTGGGCGCTTCTTGCCAGGACTCGACACACACAACAGCTCAAACAAAGGGGCTGGTTTTGAAAGAGTcacgtgggggcggggccaaaggCTCTGGGCTCCTGATTGGGCCCGAGCCGGGCAAAACATTTCGTAGAGCAAAGTTAGGATCAGAGTGGGAGTAGCCGGTAAATATCCCCTTAGGCTCCCCAAGTGCGCCGGGGGAAATTCCCTATGTACTCCTTCAAATGCCCTATAGGGCAAATTCCCCAGatacccccggggggggggtcaaataTCCTCAGTGCACGCCCCGGAATACAGCCCGGGGGCGCAGCTCCCATCACTCCTGGGAGGGATTAAATGCCGCGCAAATCCCGAGAGGGGCCGGTGTCCCCAAATCCTTCCTCCAGCGAGGGGCAGCTTCTCCTCCAATGTACAACCCCCAGACCTGTATCATTGCCCCATGCCCCGGACTAACGATAAGTCCCATATCACCCTCGGCCCGGCCCCCACCATggcggggggccgggcctgggCTTGTTTGTCCATTCCTTGCTCCCGCTCTTCCAGCCCGGGGCACAGCCACGTGGGCTGCTGCTCGCTCCCGTAAGGGAGCGAGgcgactggattcaatgaccatGAGGCCGAAGTCCCCTCTGGCCGCTGGGGACAGGGGCAACTAACAGACCTTCCTATACCCCATCCATCGGGGGCAGGGGCAATTAACAAACGCCCTCATCCACCGTCTATGGGAGGCTGGGGCAATTAGCCCTTCCATGTCTCTACCATAGAGCAGGGGCGATTAACAGGCCTGCCCTCCCTCAGTCTGAGCAGAAACAAAATCAGCCCCCAGTGCTCTGCGCCCCCAGCCCCGTCAGGGCCCGGGTCCCAGGGCTCCCCCCGCGGACGGGGCGGAGTTGCACGGAtcctgctgcagtggggcagcgcTATTTAAAGGGCCTCAGGGCCGGGCGACGCTTGCTCGCGTCCTGCAAGATGCTGCCAGTGGCTGGCAGCCGGGAGCCCCGCGCCCCCTTTAAGCAGCGGAAATGCTTCGGTGAGAGGGGAGTCCTGGAGGGTCCCTGCAGAGAGGGGAGATGACAGGGCGTCTCCTGCAAGGAAGCTCTGGCCGTGGGAGACCTTGGGGTGCCCTGCCCCCTTCGGGCTTTAAGCAGGGGAGCTGAACCGGGGTTGGATCTCCCTTTGCAGCGGGGGAGCAGAGAGTCCTGCTCCGGGCTAGCTGCCCCACCCTCGCTCGTTTTCTCTGAGGGTCCAGAGCTCTGTGGGCGCGGACgggtctctccccctccttccgtCCGGCTTCGGAGGGCGCTGCTGGGGGTAGCCCTGACTCAGCCTCGGCCCCTCCGGCTGTGACCCTTCTTGGACCCACTTCTCGTTCCAGCTACCAGGAAACGCGAAGTAGCAGCGGTCCGCTCCAGGTTCCCCAGCAAACTCCCGGTGAGTGGGTGGGGCGGTTGCCTGGCGGGAGGAGGTGGGGCGCGAGGGCTCAGCGTACAGCAGCGGCCGAGAACACCAGCCACTGCATGGGAACTGGATCCTTCCGTCCGCAGGGGCAGGGAAAGGCAGGGGGtagcctgggctgggggaggagtgctACCTTCCCCCTGCTCCCGAGCCACGTGCCTTTTTTTCCTCAGGTGATCCTGGAGCGGTACCCTAAGGAGAAGATGCTGCCAGCTTTGGATAGGACCAAGTTCCTGGTTCCCCAGGAGCTGACCATGGGTCAGTTTGTGACCATTATCCGGTAAGACAAGAGAGGAGCAGTGTGATTGGAGGTGAGGGTCTGGTTGGTATCACACTCCTGGTGTCtgtgccccagcccctgctggctcctgcttccctctctgAGTTGAGACAGGAGAGAGCTGTGACCCGGGCAGTCACTAGCCCACTTATGCTGTGCTCGAGTGGGTGCTAGAGAGAAAGGTGCTACCTACCAGAGGCTAATGCAGAGACTGTTCTCTGAACCATCCTTTCTTGGTGCCCTGGGTAAGGGGCATCCatctccatgcactgctgctttaTGGGTGAAGTGTAGGGGGTGGCTGTCAACAAGTGCAGGCAATGTCCCAATACTGTtgtgccctgtgccccctgcccccgggctgaATAGGCAGTGGGTGCTTTCAGGGAAGACAATTCAGTGCTTTCCCTTCTTACCTTCAGGTGGGACTCAGTTCTCCTGCTTTCTTGCTTCCCCAGAAACAGGATGTCCCTCAGCTCCACCCAGTCGTTCTACTTGCTGGTGGATGGTAGCCGGAGCCTGGTCAGCATGTCACTCACCATGGCTGAAGTGTACACACTGAACCGAGATGAGGATGGGTTCCTCTATATGACCTACGCCTCCCAGGAGATGTTTGGCTAAGGCTTCTGGTTGTCTTGGACTCCTGCACCTCTGAGAGAAGCCATTGTTGCCCATTCGAATGTTGCTACTTGGTAAATGGGATCATTCCACCCTATCTAGTCAGAATAGGAATGACATTCctgcctggccgggggggagggggcatctaCCCGGGTGTGCTGACACCAAGGAACCTGCCTATTTCCTCTCTGCCCCATGTGACTGCCTGAATGGTTTTGCTCCAAAGGGAACACTGCCTCCAGAGTAAGGACCCCTTCAGCCCTTACCCTGAGTCATGCAGTCCCCATGGGATGGCCTTATGTTGTGAGGAATAGTTACACCTACCAGCCTCTTGCACTGTGCATGATTCCCCTCACCATGAGACCAAAAGGATCCCACTAATTAAAGGTGGCATCGGAAGATGCTGGTCAGTGCTGGCTCTGAGTTCCTGCTGCACCACCTGGGGCTGATAAAAGCCCAGTCTATTCCCTCTGATTTTGGGGTGGATCTGAGGAGGTGAAAGATGACTTCATCTTATTTTGAGAGCTGTCTTCCAGCAACTTTTCTAGCCCCTCTATTGACCACCCTTGTAATCCCTGAGCAGGGTGATCCTCCTCCTCAAGGCTAGCCCTAGCTGTGCGGTAGGGCCGATCCTCCTGTAATGGAGGCTCTCATTTGTGCAGGGGGGAAAGGTAACCTTGCACTTGGCTTAAGCACTGTCTGTCCTTTAGACTGCATGTGTGCTCACGTGAGATTCAGAAGTACACCCTGTAGCCACCAGTTAACCCTGTTAAATGTTTCTGTAAATGCTTATCTGTGTGAAATGGGACTGGCAATCCAATCCAGCATGGCTGAGCCACTGCAGTTCCTGAGAGTAATGATTGCATTGGGAGGGCACAGAGCAATCCCTGCCAGGTGCAAGCAGCTCATGCTACCCAAGCCAGTAGAGAGGACTGAGGGGAGTGTGCCAATTATAGCTGTATTTAGAGCACATGGTCCCTTGGTCTATTATCCGGTGCAAATAACCCACTGTCTTGGGTAGAGGTTCTGTGCTTTGGAGAACCCCACAACTTTTTAGCAGCTCCCTGTATGAGGGTTGTTTAGCAGGTGCTTtgttcaccccccccccttgcctccaGTGCTGCTGAGTTAGTAAAAGCTCCTGGAGGCCTTGCTGGAAGCCCATCATTTCAGACAGATCACaggctgcttcttttttttttttgtgctgggGGCTCTCACTGATTGAGAaatggggaaaatgaaagctgGGTTAGAGCACCCAAGGCTTCTAATAGTGCTGAGCAGGTAGAGGCTGAGATGGCAGTTTGTATCTTTTCTGCTCCCTGCAAAGTGGGCAGCATGTACCAAGGCCTCTCCTTCATTGCTGCTGTGAAAACTGATTTATTGGAGGGAAGGAAGGATGTTCTCCTGTTCTGGAAACATGTCTGAGAAGGCTGGAACATCCACTAAGAGTTCCTGCTCTACAGGAATAAGGCTTGCAGTCAGTCCTCTGGAGTCCTTGTATGTTGATAACAGGGACTCCTGCACCAGACAGATCTGAACAGGGACTTGGAACAGTGTAGgtgaggtttctttttttttttttctccctcttttcttcCCATTCAACTCTGAGGAGGAaaaattctctttattttttcctacaaattcattctcAGCTAGGTGGGAGTTCTGCCCATAGCACAAAGCACCGAGGAGGCCCCTTTCCGTGGCACCAGTGTGATCTTCCTGTGCTACTTCTGGAGCCTAGCTAATGCAAATAGGTATACAGCAGTTTGAAGTTGGAAATTCCATTGGAAATTGgcttggtggggagggagggctcttctctggacctagCCAGAAGCCTATCTGTCTTCTCTCTATGCTCAACTGATCCATACACATACtgcccccctcattcttctcatGATCCTGCCATTATTAGCAGCATTCCATAAACTAGAGGTTACTGCCTCCACCAGCTCCCATCAGTCAGAGATACAGAGGCTTGGTGCTGTTCACCTGCTCTTACCCCATTCCAGAGTGGTAGTGGCTAACTGACCGTCTAACCAGGAGGATTGCCTCAGACAGACTGGCTGTATCATAAAGGTGAGAGCCACAAACACTGAAATCCCTCCTCCACTATAGGAGTGAGTTGTGCAGTTTGCATTGCTATAGCCTGTCCTGTGGATAAACACAGGACTTGCTGGCCTGCGCCAGAGGCTGGGACTGCAGCAGAGCTGACCCGTCATGACCCAAAATGTGCTAGAGAGAAGAGACCACAGCACAGACAGCGGAAGCACCTGGTGCTAGTTTTACTATTGAACTCACATCCTAGGCCATGACCCCTAACTCCCAGCTTTGTACAGAAATGAGTACTTTCACTCTGCTTTATATTTAGACGATCAAACAATGAATCAGATAAAAGGTGACTGCGCTGTTGGGTTTGGTAGCATAAATATGAGGACCGTTTAGCAGCACTTCAGCGTGCTGAGACGCTTCCTCCCCGTGGAGTGAGCAGGAACCCTGCTGCATTCACTGTGGAGGGCAGTGTTTGAAGAGAGAGCTGTAGTGACTGGCAGGGACAACGTTAGCTTAAAGAGCAGCTACCTAGGGCCATGGGGTGGTTTGGAACAGTTGAGAGTCCGAATGTTGCCATAGGAAACAACAATGGGAATCCGAAACTCTTGGCCTGGGCCCCTATCAGGGTTTTGGTTTCCTGGCTTTAGGTGCTTTCTATCAATTTGCCCTGATAACCAAAGACCCCAGTTAGCAATACACATATAAACCATCCCCTGCAAATAACCCACTAGAACCTTTTTGTCCCTTCTTGGGTACTTTGCAGAAGGGCTAGTTGTCTCTAAAGCCCCATAGCTGCTGGAAATTTAATCTTTTGGGATGTTGGGTGGCTTCCTGGATTCCCTGGTAGCTcatttgtggggggagaggagctgaaAGGGCCACTCCTATCGGTGgggaaaccattttttaaaactaactTTACTTCTCTTGATAAGTCATgatttgcttaaaaataaaaccctaaCAGCAGGGAGCCTTTGTCTAAGGGGGACTGTGTGGAATGAGAATAACCTTCAAGGAGGAATTATCTGGGCAGAATTAGCCCTACCAAGATTAACAAGAACCACCAGAAGGAGTGGATGGCAGGAAGGGAAAGTGAAGGATGTGTGTCTGCTCAAACTCACTGAAGCAATCACTCTTAAACCCCCCTCTGTACAGCGCTTCTGTCCAGAGCAATAATAACCCTTGATAGTCAGATGCTGTCCTGGGcctgagctcccagctgctgcagcctacTCTGAGCATAAATAT of Pelodiscus sinensis isolate JC-2024 chromosome 11, ASM4963464v1, whole genome shotgun sequence contains these proteins:
- the LOC102445122 gene encoding microtubule-associated protein 1 light chain 3 gamma-like, encoding MLPVAGSREPRAPFKQRKCFATRKREVAAVRSRFPSKLPVILERYPKEKMLPALDRTKFLVPQELTMGQFVTIIRNRMSLSSTQSFYLLVDGSRSLVSMSLTMAEVYTLNRDEDGFLYMTYASQEMFG